CACCGGGCGGCGCTCCACCAGCGTCTTGCCGTCCTTCTTCTCCACCACCATGGCGAAGGGCTGGCCGCTCTGGCGCACCACCGCGAGCGCCGGAATCTGGAGCGCGTCCCGCGTGGAGTACACCAGCCGCGCCCGCAGAAGCTCACTGGGGCGCAGCCCCACGGTGTTGCGGAAGGCGGCCTTCACCTCCACCAGCTGCGTGCGAGGGTCCGTCTGCGGCGCCACGTAGAAGACGGTGCTGGTGAGGATGACCTTGCCCTGCTGATCCAACAGCTCCAGCTGGGTGTCCGGCTTGAGCGTCCGCGCGCGGAACGACGGCACCGACACGCTGACCTCCAGCGCGTCCGCCTGGGCCACCGTCGTGAGCGTCGTGGTGGCGCTGACGAAGTCACCCACGCGCACCAGCACGTCGCCCATGGTGCCCGCGAACGGCGCGCGCACCACGTGGAACTGCAGCTGCACCTGGCGCTGCGCCACCGTCGCGCCCGCCGCGCGCGACGCGGCCTCCGCCGCCTTCACCGCCGCCTGGGCGCGCTCCAGCTCCTGCACGCTCGCGAGGCCCTCGCGGTTGAGGGACTCGGTGCGCGACAGGGTGCGCCGCGCCAGCTCCAGCTCCACCGTGGAGGAGCTCTGCTGGGCCTGCGCGCTGTCCAGCGCCGCGGTCTCCTCGCGCGCGTCCACTTCAATCAGCGGCGTGCCGGCCTCCACCTTCTGGCCGGGCTTCACCAAAATCTTGCGCACGTAGCCGTTCACCTGCGGCAGCACCGTCACGCTCTGCCGCGACAAGAGCGAGCCCAGGTACTCCCCGGTGTCGCGCACCTCGTGCGGCGCCAGCGCCACCACCTGCACCTCGCGCGGAGGAGGAGGCGCCTTCGCCTCCGGCTTGCCCGAGCACCCGGCCACGCCCGCCACCAGCGCCGCGCCCAACACCGTCTTCGTCAAAAGCGCCTTCAGGGGGCGTACCCTCGTCACCAGTCGCACCGGGCCTCCGTCAGGAACGCGGCCAGGCGGGCCTGGACGAGTTCGAATTCCCTCAAAACCAACGCGAGCTGGGCCTGGCGGAGGGCGGCTCCGCTCTGCACCAGCTCCAAGCTGCTACCTCGTCCCACCTCGAAGGCCCGGCGCGTGAGCCGGTCCGTCCGGTCCGCCAGCTCCAGGGACTCGGACGCGGTCTTCAACAGCGCCTCCGCGACTTCCACTCCACGCCGCGCGCGGGAAACCTCCACGCTCACGTTGCGGCGGGTGGCCTCCAGATTCTGGGCCGCCTGTTGTTCAATGCCCTCGCGCTCGCGCACCAGGCCCCCGCGCTGTCCGCCCTCCCACAGCGGGACGGAGAGCACCGCGGACACGTTCCAGGTGGCGAAGCGGCCAAAGCCGGGGTCGGTGGTGAAGCCCAGGACGGTGCTGCTCAGCCCCAGGGTGGGCAGGTAGCCGGCGGAAGCCTGGCGGCGGCTCTCGCGGGCCGCGTCCACGTTGGCCCGCTGGGCGACCAGGTCCGGCCGCGCGCCCAGGTCCTGCAAGGGGGTGCAGTCCCGGCGCGTCTGGTCCACCAGCCCGCCCAGGTTGAAGGCCGGGTTGACGCCCACGCCGTGGTCCTCGCCCAGGGACAGGCCCAGGGACTCGCGCGTGCGCCGCAGCTGTTCGTCCCCGGCCACCAGCGTCTGCCGGGCCACCGCGACGTCCTGGCTCACCCGCACCACGTCCAGCTGCGTGCCGGCGCCCAGTTCGAAGGAGCGCTGGGTGAGGGCCTGACGCTCC
This genomic window from Corallococcus caeni contains:
- a CDS encoding efflux RND transporter periplasmic adaptor subunit, with translation MTRVRPLKALLTKTVLGAALVAGVAGCSGKPEAKAPPPPREVQVVALAPHEVRDTGEYLGSLLSRQSVTVLPQVNGYVRKILVKPGQKVEAGTPLIEVDAREETAALDSAQAQQSSSTVELELARRTLSRTESLNREGLASVQELERAQAAVKAAEAASRAAGATVAQRQVQLQFHVVRAPFAGTMGDVLVRVGDFVSATTTLTTVAQADALEVSVSVPSFRARTLKPDTQLELLDQQGKVILTSTVFYVAPQTDPRTQLVEVKAAFRNTVGLRPSELLRARLVYSTRDALQIPALAVVRQSGQPFAMVVEKKDGKTLVERRPVALGQLGDMSYVVEGGLKQGDLVAVSSLHMLRDGMPVIPKQVTLNTDESPQPRGNVRADEVPTNAQRPRTASGGGGATGGSR
- a CDS encoding TolC family protein, with product MATPSALLVLLLAAAPQATPSASPAAPAQQQSPTPEAGASPQAPVPFQPKVDDPMLAPVPPAPEQVTTWDEALTRVRQRSTDLRGAEAGVTRAEGRWRQSLGLLLPNARATAGAGVDVLHPDVPSAPGGGVVGGGTSAPGVSVPSAPLGTLSASVTQTLIDVSAWRGLSSAKASEAASVANLQDVQRRLTQGLAQVLVATVAAERAAEINRVGLRQALERQALTQRSFELGAGTQLDVVRVSQDVAVARQTLVAGDEQLRRTRESLGLSLGEDHGVGVNPAFNLGGLVDQTRRDCTPLQDLGARPDLVAQRANVDAARESRRQASAGYLPTLGLSSTVLGFTTDPGFGRFATWNVSAVLSVPLWEGGQRGGLVREREGIEQQAAQNLEATRRNVSVEVSRARRGVEVAEALLKTASESLELADRTDRLTRRAFEVGRGSSLELVQSGAALRQAQLALVLREFELVQARLAAFLTEARCDW